Below is a genomic region from candidate division SR1 bacterium Aalborg_AAW-1.
AGAATTGCATAACGAATAGTTTCCCAATCACCTATCCCCATAAGATATCTAGGCACATGAGTTGGCAATCTTTCTCCACAGAATTTTGTAATACTCTGCACTTGCTCACGAGATTCACCTACACTTACTCATCCAACAGCAATACCATCCATAGCAAAAGGCATTAAAAAATCGAGAGATTCCTGACGAAGATCAAAATTTGTTCATCATTGTACGATAGGGAAAAGTACTCAACGTATATCTTGAGATTTCTGGTTATAATACTCAAACTGTCTTTTTGCCCAACGGTGTGTCATATCCATATGTTTTTTATAGGTACGATCATCTGATCATCCTGGTGAACACACATCCAGCATCATCATAATATCAGATCATAGTTTTGATTGAATGTCTACGCAAGATTCCGGAGACATAAAATGAGTAGAACCATCAATAGGTGATTTAAACTTTATTCCATCCTCTTTTATGGAGACCATAGGTCATTTTTTATTCATCGCTCCAGTTCAAGATTTATTGAGTCATAACGAAAATACTTGGAAACCTCCACTGTCAGTCAGTACTAATCCGGGCCAGTTCATCATTTTTTGTACTCATCATGCTTGATATACAAGATCTTCTCAAGGACGAAGATAAAGATGAAATGTATTTGCTAACATCAAATTCATAGTTTCTAATTCTCAAAGATAATCAGGATTACGAATCATATCCAAAAATAGACCTTTAATAGTTGCTTTTGTTCAAACTGGCATGAAAACAGGCGTTTTTACCTCTACACCATTTAGAGAGATTACTCCTGCCCTTGCTTGTCAAGATTGAGCCTGAATAGTATACTGTAATTTGGAAGATGTCATGATCATTATAGTAATTTAAATATCTTACAATTTGCATTTTTTTTAATTTTTATTAGAATAGTAATTATAAAGAAATACTTTACTAAAACAAGCAGTGTTATGATATTAGAAACGATAAAAGAAAAAATTGCAGAACAATACTCACTTGATGGACAACAATGAATTTTTTTGAGTTGCTTCGATAGTCACAATACTTTACTCTCTTCACATGGCGTCCTCGTCACGAATAAATCCCTATGAACAGTTATTGATATGATTTATCATGGAATACTCCAAACACATAGCAATGAAATAAAGCGCATTATTGTAGATATTGTCACTGAGATTAATGAACTCAATACTATGGATCAAATCAATAATATTGATATTACTACTACATGACTATGTATTAGTACCATTGATTATTCTAAAAGTTGAGTAATAGCGCCATGAACTCAAGGCATATCATCATTAGCTCAAATGCTTCAAATTATAAAAGAAAAAAACCATATCGAAGGTAATGTGATTATCCATTCATTTCATACAGAAAAAATTGAGATAGTACTATAAAATCTTTTTATCGTATATATTATATGCATGTCAGCAGAACTCTCACAAGTATTGATAAAACCAGAATCCAGTAAACAAGTGAAATACAATCTTATCACCACTATTAGTGATGATATGAATACATGATATACTTCATTAAAAAATACTATAGCTGGAGGAGGAAATAAAAATGAAAGCAAGTGACATAAAGATATACTTGTCAACAAACAAATAACGACTGAGTGAGAAAAACGACAACAAGAACGAATGAATAAAAGAAAATAATGAAAGAAACAATACAATTAAAATACTACCGTAAATGAGCTCAACGAATTTTCTTGGTCTAATGATTTTTTAGCATTCATTTGAACAGTATAATTTCATACTCTAGAAGTTCAATCAATATAAAAGAAAGGTTGAGTTAATGCACTATCAGACTCTAACTTATATTCAAGATAAGGGTAAAAATTATTATTTCTACTAATAAGTTTTTTTCAAAGAGAAATTTGAAAATAAGGGGAACTTATAACAGAAAAAAGCTCAGAAAAAAGATACTGATGAAGTCAAACCTCATCAAACAAAAGAGAACTTCAAATCATAAGATGTCATGTCAATTCAGATCAACGAAACTGCAATAAAGGATTAATATTACTAGAAAAATCTATCGATTCTGAAGATCATTCTGTTATCATATTAATATCACTTTCTCTAATCGATTCATCTTCACCAAAAACAACCAACTCCGCATCTCATGTCAATCTACCAATTAAATTTCTAGGCAAAATAGAAACATTATATACTTCTCATAGATAATCAAATCAACCATTCAATCACCAAGATACAAGAACATCATTCGCTATTCCATCTCCATCCACATCACACTCTCCTCAATTATCACAAAGCAATACATCAGTTGAGCTTACTCATCATTGATCCATAAATGTTTGTACAATAGCACTAGGAAGTTTAAGATGTAGTCTAATATTATTCATAGATAAATTTACTCTACTCTCTATACTGTCTTTTTGATAGGCATTTTTTTGTGGAGTTCCATCATACCATAATGGTATAGTTTGGGTTCTCCCATAGGATAAAACATTATAATCATTCGATCAAGTTGTAAGATTATACACTTTTGAATTTCATTTTCATCATATTGGCAAAACACCATCCTGACTTCTTGATTGTATTCTCCACATCAAGTCAGTTTTATTGTCAAAATATCCAAAATCTTGATTGTAAGATACATCAGATTGTACATCTGCACTCATTGATCTAATCCATCAACCCGTTCATTCAAATCATGCCTCTTGTTGTCTTAAGACTAATAAAGATCTTTCTATTGCTGTATTAGCTCCATAATAAGCCATATTATAATCTTTAATATCTCTCAATAAAGAAAAATAAGGCAAAAAACTAGAATACAAAGCTAATGCAATAGACAGTCCTATGATTCATAATATGAGAACAAAAATAATAATCATACAATAATCTTACATTAAATTAAAAGACTCTATATACAAAATAATAACAATACATAAGAGAGATAGCACTCACTGAACCATCCAGAACTTCATCACGACAGTATATTCTTTCATACCATAGTATTCACATAAATGATGAAATGGAGCTATAGGAAAGATTTTCTTTTTACAATACTTTTTCCATATAATCTGGAGAAAACTAGAGAGCAACTCAAGAATAAAAATACCAAATAAAATTATAAAAGGAATAAATATTCATTCTCTCATATTTAACAATAAAATCAATGATGAAAGCAATCATCATAAGGCAAATGCTCAACTATCTCACATAAATATCTTTGCAGGATTAATATTATATCGCAAAAACGCAACTAAAACTGCTACAACAATTACGATCAAAGAAGTAGCGATATATGTTTGATTTAAAAACGTAACTAACGCAAGTGATGATAAAACCATCGACATCATACCTCATGCAAGCCCATCTAATCCATCAGTGATATTAATAGCATGCGTTACAAAAAGAACAAAGGTAAAACTAAAAGGAATAAACCATATTCAAAGATCAATCTTCATCCCTGGTCGCAATAACAACCAATCTACATGTAATTGTCCATAAAACCAATACGTAATAAATGCTGCAAAAAACACCATACCAAACATTTTAGATCGAGCACTCAATCCCTTCACTTTACCGTGTCCTTTAATATTAAGTATATCATCAACAAGACCAATACATCACATTGAAAAAAACCCAAAAAGAAGAATATATGTCTCTTGTCTATTGAGCAATGTATTATTAATCCACTCAAAATGATATGGTATATATGACAACGCTACCATAAATGCGACCACAATCAAAAAGAATCATCATCACATAGTTGGTGTACCTTGTTTATGCTGATGCATAGTATGAAAAATTGTTGCTTCTGACCCCGTCACATCAGCATCACGAATTGTTTTTCCTGCTTTGTAATATTGTAAAACACGAATATAAAAAGGATAAATCACAACAGACAATACAAACGTTAATAAACCATAAATAATAATCGTATTTACTTTAAGCAACAATTCTTCAGCCATTAAATGAATAATATATATTAAAATAAGAAAGAGTATAGATATATCATATAAAGAATAACATTTTTTTTCAAAAAAAATACGATTTAATTATAATATAACTATAAGTTTTTACAAGTTAAAATACTATAAATGAATCTATACAAACTCATAATTTTATGAATTTATAGTGTTATTCTTCTCTTCAATGGGTATATGAATGCCCAAAACACATCAACAAAGTGGACGAATAACCCAATATATATAGTTGATCAATTTGGACAGGATGTAAATGAAGATACAAGAATTCAAGATACAGCATTCAATGATATTAATCCCAATCAAGGACAATATCCATCAGAGTATAGAATTGCAAACGCTTTTGATTCTATCAGAATTCAAATTGCTCCATATTTACAACGGATTATGTATATTGGTCTATCGTTAGCAGTTATAGGAATTATCTATAATGGTTTCCTCATGGTCACAAAACCAGTATGATCTGATTGAGATACATGAAAAGTAAAAGAAAGACTCATAAAAATAATAACATGAGTATTCTTACTCACATGATTTTATGTAATAATTCAAGTCATTCTGGCAATAATTGACTATATTATTACTTCATAAAAAATGATCAATAAGTTTTATAAATCCTATTTACAAGAACCTTTTATTTTAGATTGAAAGTGATCATGAAATTTCTGAAAAAGACACTCATAGTAATGATAGCATTCATTATCAGTCAGGCAGTATATTTTTGAATATGATGATGAGAAGTGTATGCCAATCCACCAAGTTTTGAAGTAGATTATAAATCATATCTCATGGGCGAAAAAGGCAGCAACAAAAGTGAAACACTACGAGACATGTCCAAAATAGGTATTGATAAAAACAAAAGCTTAAAAGATAATATTAAAAATATTTTCTATCCTGATGTGGATGGCCAAGGTGGTAGATTATGGGATATTATTAAAGTACTATGACTTATTGTCTTCATAGTTATGATTGTCGTACAATGATTTAAATATGTTATGAGTGCTGATGTAGAAAACAAAGCAAAAGATTTGCATAGAAATTTTATGTATATTTTCTTGGGATGACTTATTTTCTTTTCATCTACATGGATTTTATGAATCGGTTTACACATCTGATGAGATGGTTGATCTGCAGAATTAATGAATAAAATTGATCAATCGCTTATGTTTCAAATCTTTTCTTGACTAAGAGCATTAGCATTTTTTATTGCGATTATATTATTGATTTTCACATGATGGAAAATTATGGTTGCAATGGATCAAGAAGATAAATTTAAAGCTTGAACACAAGGAATATTCAATATTATTATTCCACTTATTATTATTAAAATAATAGATTATATTTATTATATAGCTCAATCACCAGATCTTAAATCGAAAGCAACTATACTGATAATAGAAGTCAGTAAAGCATTAGGGTATATTCTGTGATGATTTTTCACACTCATGATTATTTACTATGGATTCAGATTAATGTTTGGTGGAAGTGATGATCATCTAAAAAAAGTCAAAAACATCATAGTGTGAGTATTTTTAGGATCTTTAGTAATCTTTATTTTCTTCTTAATTATCTATCAAATTGCACAAGAATTTGTAGGATAAAAAAGAACTGTGCTTGCAATTTAATCCCCTTTCGCCTAGAATGAAAAGATATATTTTTGATTCATTTCTAGATAGTGATGACAGTAAAAAAACAACAAATACAGAAACCTTCATGAGAAAATCTTTCAGACGTGATTGTTCTTAAATGAGTAAATACTCACAATCTTAACAATATTGATGTAACAATACCAAAAAACAATATCATCACGATCACGTGAGTATCTGGATCAGGAAAATCCTCGCTTGCTTTTCACACCATCTATAAGGAAGGTCAATTTCGTTATATTGAATCTCTTTCGTCCTATTTAAGACAATTTTTCCAATTAGGATCAAGACCAGATATTGAATATAGCTCTGGACTATCTCCTGCTATTGCTATCGAACAGAACAAACAATCAGGGAATAGTAGATCTTCTGTTGGTACATTAACAGAAATCGATGATTATCTTAGACTTCTTTTTTCAAAAGTTGGATCGCTCTACTCATATGGTTCATGAAAGCCTATCAAAACACAAAATGTAGAAACTATTGTCAACAATATTAAAAACAATTATTCTGACAAAAAAGTGTTTTTGTTACATGAGTTGGTTGTTTGTGATGAGAAAAAAGAGCTTGAAACATTTACAAGAAAAAATAGAAATAGAGTTGAAAAAGAAAAAGGATTTGTAAGATACCTGATTGTACCAAAAGGTGAAAAATGAGAACCAGTAGAATATTTTTATCTTGAAGAGCCTAATCTTCCAACAGATTTTTTTCCAGTTGCTGTGTATGGTATCTATGATCGTGTAACGGTAGAAGAAGCAAAAATTGGGAGACTAAAAGAAGATATTATCAAAATTTTGGCAGAACAAAAAAAATTTGGAATCTGGGTAGAAGATGAACATAAACTTGAATGGTTTACAGATAAAAATTATGATCCTGAATATAATATATCCTACCCAGAATTTACTTCTAGACATTTTTCTCCAAATCGTATTGAATGAGCATGTCCTCATTGTAGCGGATTAGGTGAAATTCTCCAAGTTGATATAGAAAAGATTATTGATCCACAAAGTACCTATATGAGAGCCATACTCCCATGGAGAGACAGTAACTATGGACAAAATATATTAGAAAGATTAGCTCAAAAGTACTCTATAGATCAAGCAGCGATATGGCACGAACTTCCAGAACGATTTCGTCATGTAGTACTTCATGGTGATCAGGAACTTTTAAGGGTAAAAAATGGTGAAAAAAACGCCAATATTAGTTATGAAGGTATTGACCCAATCATTAAAGATCAATTTCAAAAAGGTATGCTAACAGTAGACTTCCAAGCGATGCTTGGTATGGAACATTGTCCTGAATGCCAAGGCGCTAAACTTCGTAAAGAATCTCTTCATGTATTTATAACACTCCCAACATGAAGCTTGTCAGAAGATTTACTTTTTCATCTTAATACTCATAAATTTTATGAACAAAAAGTTGATGATTATCCTGATAATAGAATAAAAATTAATATTGCTCAACTGCAACATCTTTCACTTAATGAAATCATTACTGTCCTTGAAGTCTTTGAAGAACACTCTCTTGAAGATGAACAACTGATTGATAGAATTCTTCATCCACTGATGGATAGGGCAAGAACTATTGGTGAACTTGGATTAGGGTATCTTTCTCTTCACAGACAGGTAGGAACATTATCATGATGAGAAATACAAAGACTCAGACTAACTAAACAACTGGGAAACAAACTCACTGGCATTATTTATGTGTTGGATGAACCAACTATAGGACTCAATACTAAAGAAATTGTCAAAGTGATTGATGCCATAAAAGGTCTCAAAACTATGGGAAATACTATCATCGTTGTAGAACACAATGAAGAATTCATCAAAAATTCAGATTGGGTTGTGGAAATTTGACCTGGAGCAGGAGATTTTGGTGGTAATGTTGTATTCAACTGATCATATGAAGATTTTATTCAACAGCAATCTCTAACTTCCGATTATATAACAGGTAAAAGAAAGGTTCATATTGATTTTGAACACAAAGTAAGTTCACAACACATTACGATCAAAAAAGCTCACAAATACAATCTTCAAAATATTGATGTACAACTTCCTCTTTGATGATTTTCAATTATTACATGATGATCGTGAGCAGGTAAAACAACTCTTATGTACACTACTCTTTTTAGGTTTTTAGAAGAAAAACAAAAATTTATCCAATCATATATTAGACTTCATCTTCTCAAAAAAGGACTTTCTTGGCAAGAAATCATATCTGCACCAGTAATGAAAAAAGACGAATATGCACATTATGAGAAACTTGCTCTTCAGGAATTTTATAATGACATAGGTGTAGATATTATTCAAGGATATGAACATATTGATAATACACTCTATATCGATCAATCCAGCATTGGAAAAACACCAAGAAGTTGTCCAGCCACTTTTGTAGGTATTTTTGATGATATGAGAACACTCTTTGCAGGGACTAATGAAGCGAAATACCTTGGATTTAATTCAGGACATTTTTCATTCAATAGTAGTAAAGGGGCTTGTCCAGAATGTAAGGGATATGGATATAAAAAAATAGAATTACAATTTCTTCCTGACACCTATATTCACTGTGAATTATGTAATGGAACCAGATATAAACCAGAGATTAATCAAATCACACGAAGAGGAAAATCTATATCTCAAGTACTTGATCTGTATATAAAAGATGCTTATGAATTTTTCTCAGATATTTGACATATTCACGAACCTCTCAAGATGATGATGGAAATAGGTTTAGGTTATCTTAAACTATGACAACCAGCTCAAATGTTATCAGGATGAGAATCTCAAAGACTAAAGCTTATTAAACATTTTCTCAAATCATATAAAGGACATACTGTATATTTCTTAGATGAGCCTACCGTAGGTCTTCATCCACACGACATTGAGAAACTTCTCCTTGTCTTAAAAAAATTCCTCGATAAGGGTGATACTATTCTTATGATCGAACATGATGAAGATTTATTGCAATTTGCTGACAAAGTTATCACTCTCGACAATGGAGCTCTTATAAATTCAAGTAATAAGAAAAATAAATAAATATTCAGTATAAACAGCATAACAACTTTATAAATCTTATAACTTTATAAATCTTATGAATATTACACATTCTCTTCAATCTAAAATCACATTAGCACTCAAGATCTTCTTGATAGGAATGGTTCGACAGTTTTTAGCTCACACCATACTCACCTACGGTCTGAAAATTCCTTCTTTTTTC
It encodes:
- the tgt gene encoding Queuine tRNA-ribosyltransferase, whose protein sequence is MTSSKLQYTIQAQSGQARAGVISLNGVEVKTPVFMPVGTKATIKGLFLDMIRNPDYLGELETMNLMLANTFHLYLRPGEDLVYQAGGVQKMMNWPGLVLTDSGGFQVFSLGLNKSGTGAMNKKGPMVSIKEDGIKFKSPIDGSTHFMSPESCVDIQSKLGSDIMMMLDVCSPGGSDDRTYKKHMDMTHRWAKRQFEYYNQKSQDIRGVLFPIVQGGTNFDLRQESLDFLMPFAMDGIAVGGVSVGESREQVQSITKFCGERLPTHVPRYLMGIGDWETIRYAILSGFDMFDCVMPTRLGRHGMAYTNDGYVHLSNTRFRNDHTPLWAEAKNNLSRTYTKAYIHHLLREKEALGGSILSLHNIFFLHEKVSDLREDIIHGRV
- the mraY gene encoding Phospho-N-acetylmuramoyl-pentapeptide-transferase, with amino-acid sequence MAEELLLKVNTIIIYGLLTFVLSVVIYPFYIRVLQYYKAGKTIRDADVTGSEATIFHTMHQHKQGTPTMGGGFFLIVVAFMVALSYIPYHFEWINNTLLNRQETYILLFGFFSMGCIGLVDDILNIKGHGKVKGLSARSKMFGMVFFAAFITYWFYGQLHVDWLLLRPGMKIDLGIWFIPFSFTFVLFVTHAINITDGLDGLAGGMMSMVLSSLALVTFLNQTYIATSLIVIVVAVLVAFLRYNINPAKIFMGDSGAFALGGLLSSLILLLNMREGIFIPFIILFGIFILELLSSFLQIIWKKYCKKKIFPIAPFHHLCEYYGMKEYTVVMKFWMVQGVLSLLCIVIILYIESFNLM
- the uvrA gene encoding UvrABC system protein A; this encodes MTVKKQQIQKPSGENLSDVIVLKGVNTHNLNNIDVTIPKNNIITITGVSGSGKSSLAFHTIYKEGQFRYIESLSSYLRQFFQLGSRPDIEYSSGLSPAIAIEQNKQSGNSRSSVGTLTEIDDYLRLLFSKVGSLYSYGSGKPIKTQNVETIVNNIKNNYSDKKVFLLHELVVCDEKKELETFTRKNRNRVEKEKGFVRYLIVPKGEKGEPVEYFYLEEPNLPTDFFPVAVYGIYDRVTVEEAKIGRLKEDIIKILAEQKKFGIWVEDEHKLEWFTDKNYDPEYNISYPEFTSRHFSPNRIEGACPHCSGLGEILQVDIEKIIDPQSTYMRAILPWRDSNYGQNILERLAQKYSIDQAAIWHELPERFRHVVLHGDQELLRVKNGEKNANISYEGIDPIIKDQFQKGMLTVDFQAMLGMEHCPECQGAKLRKESLHVFITLPTGSLSEDLLFHLNTHKFYEQKVDDYPDNRIKINIAQLQHLSLNEIITVLEVFEEHSLEDEQLIDRILHPLMDRARTIGELGLGYLSLHRQVGTLSGGEIQRLRLTKQLGNKLTGIIYVLDEPTIGLNTKEIVKVIDAIKGLKTMGNTIIVVEHNEEFIKNSDWVVEIGPGAGDFGGNVVFNGSYEDFIQQQSLTSDYITGKRKVHIDFEHKVSSQHITIKKAHKYNLQNIDVQLPLGGFSIITGGSGAGKTTLMYTTLFRFLEEKQKFIQSYIRLHLLKKGLSWQEIISAPVMKKDEYAHYEKLALQEFYNDIGVDIIQGYEHIDNTLYIDQSSIGKTPRSCPATFVGIFDDMRTLFAGTNEAKYLGFNSGHFSFNSSKGACPECKGYGYKKIELQFLPDTYIHCELCNGTRYKPEINQITRRGKSISQVLDLYIKDAYEFFSDIGHIHEPLKMMMEIGLGYLKLGQPAQMLSGGESQRLKLIKHFLKSYKGHTVYFLDEPTVGLHPHDIEKLLLVLKKFLDKGDTILMIEHDEDLLQFADKVITLDNGALINSSNKKNK